One Mercurialis annua linkage group LG3, ddMerAnnu1.2, whole genome shotgun sequence DNA window includes the following coding sequences:
- the LOC126672882 gene encoding uncharacterized protein LOC126672882 translates to MEQEYTDYRMRSRITTTTVNPNPNNQQQQQNKFKSKIDIQFRYGRILQLYEILPSDEFADSTTFYIRETRSWRPHTIRMSVTSIGSLLIDEEPTMRLAMEFLLRMEILQEKRKTIVEDVRAEIRKLAGHTTRNTFGTLYVDIDVVKWEPYNEDVMRAAMESMEVDIDHTVPASELSVAGLERFVINDENLEEKKCVICLEEMEMGMEAIRMPCSHFYHQDCIVQWLHKSHLCPLCRYKMPVEKE, encoded by the coding sequence ATGGAGCAGGAGTACACAGATTATCGTATGAGAAGCCGTATTACTACCACCACGGTCAATCCAAACCCTAATAACCAACAGCAACAACAGAATAAATTCAAAAGCAAAATCGACATCCAATTCAGATACGGCAGGATTCTTCAACTCTATGAAATCTTACCATCGGATGAATTTGCAGATTCGACAACGTTTTATATACGAGAAACCCGTTCATGGCGTCCTCATACGATCCGAATGAGTGTTACGAGTATCGGTTCGTTACTGATCGATGAAGAACCCACCATGAGACTGGCGATGGAGTTCTTGCTTCGTATGGAAATTCTTCAAGAAAAACGAAAAACGATCGTAGAGGATGTGCGCGCTGAGATTAGAAAGCTGGCAGGCCATACAACAAGGAATACCTTTGGTACTCTTTATGTTGATATAGATGTTGTGAAGTGGGAACCGTACAATGAAGATGTTATGAGAGCTGCGATGGAGTCCATGGAAGTTGATATTGATCATACAGTTCCGGCAAGCGAATTGTCGGTTGCGGGTTTGGAAAGATTTGTGATTAATGATGAGAATTTGGAAGAGAAGAAGTGTGTAATTTGCTTGGAGGAGATGGAGATGGGGATGGAAGCGATTCGGATGCCGTGCTCGCATTTTTATCATCAAGATTGCATTGTTCAGTGGCTTCATAAGAGTCACTTGTGTCCTCTTTGTCGCTATAAAATGCCTGTAGAAAAAGAATAG
- the LOC126675443 gene encoding uncharacterized protein LOC126675443: protein MEENIKFHMKSSITPANPILKIKKQRNKSTSKIDVSFRVRKTHHICDILPSDERADSTMSYIRETHTWHPSTFDFSISCDGSKLTDEEHHKQQVLDFLMCRAIHDEEYLQRILTAVWAKIKKVALRTTSKTCGNLFVGVDVVKWERYDEDAFMRAAMESMEDDTDRKVPASESSIAGLERFVFDDENLEEKKCVICLEEMEMGMEAIRMPCSHFYHQDCILQWLHKSHLCPLCRYKMPVEE from the coding sequence ATGGAAGAAAACATTAAATTTCACATGAAAAGCTCAATTACTCCCGCGAATCCAATTCTCAAAATCAAGAAACAACGCAACAAATCCACGAGTAAAATCGACGTAAGCTTCAGAGTCCGTAAAACTCATCACATCTGTGATATTCTACCGTCGGATGAACGTGCGGATTCAACAATGTCGTATATAAGAGAAACCCATACATGGCATCCATCTACATTTGATTTCAGTATTTCCTGCGACGGCTCGAAACTGACCGATGAAGAACACCACAAACAACAAGTACTGGATTTCTTGATGTGTAGGGCAATTCATGATGAAGAATATCTACAAAGGATCTTGACGGCTGTATGGGCTAAGATTAAAAAGGTGGCACTCCGTACAACAAGTAAAACCTGCGGTAATCTTTTTGTTGGTGTAGATGTAGTGAAGTGGGAACGTTACGATGAAGATGCTTTCATGAGAGCTGCGATGGAGTCTATGGAAGATGATACTGATCGTAAAGTTCCGGCGAGCGAATCGTCGATTGCTGGATTGGAAAGATTTGTGTTTGATGATGAGAATTTGGAAGAGAAGAAGTGTGTGATTTGCTTGGAGGAGATGGAGATGGGAATGGAAGCGATTCGGATGCCGTGCTCGCATTTTTATCATCAAGATTGCATTCTTCAGTGGCTGCATAAGAGTCACTTGTGTCCTCTTTGTCGCTATAAAATGCCTGTAGAAGAATAA
- the LOC126672880 gene encoding probable E3 ubiquitin-protein ligase RHC2A, which produces MNFLHVFTEHRQTNYDPPPQKQQKNGQSLTPAEATQSTITVQFHHIGIIERFTISPQDESILFVPEILIQSQPVSYEVHIPMTTNSSYDRINAAIQELPILRRMGIGKENRKDIIEDLNTNMELYFKNNSTDNVCNVLFSVYIADAMYELLEYSEYEEELITIAELQSMEDEVKLIPASKLSIQELEKLAVHNPEYSCRICLDEIEMGNEAIRMPCSHCYHHDCIVQWLQISHSCPICRYEMPAELEPPIEENREPNEGQE; this is translated from the coding sequence atgaACTTCCTCCATGTTTTTACAGAACACCGTCAAACTAATTATGATCCACCGCCACAAAAACAGCAAAAGAACGGTCAGTCCTTAACACCAGCAGAGGCAACACAATCAACAATTACCGTGCAATTTCATCATATCGGCATTATTGAACGCTTCACTATCTCTCCTCAAGATGAATCAATCTTATTTGTACCAGAGATTCTAATTCAATCACAACCCGTTTCGTATGAAGTTCATATTCCCATGACAACAAATTCATCATACGATAGAATAAATGCCGCGATACAAGAGTTGCCAATCTTGAGAAGAATGGGAATTGGCAAAGAAAATCGAAAAGACATTATTGAAGATCTGAATACAAATATggaattgtattttaaaaacaacaGTACTGATAATGTCTGTAATGTCTTATTTAGTGTTTATATAGCTGATGCGATGTATGAATTACTAGAGTACAGCGAATATGAAGAAGAACTTATCACGATTGCCGAATTGCAGTCCATGGAAGATGAAGTCAAGCTAATACCTGCTAGTAAATTATCCATTCAAGAATTGGAAAAACTGGCGGTTCATAATCCCGAGTACTCGTGCAGGATATGCTTGGACGAGATTGAGATGGGGAATGAAGCAATCCGGATGCCATGTTCGCACTGTTATCACCATGACTGCATTGTCCAGTGGTTGCAGATTAGCCACTCATGTCCAATCTGTCGCTATGAGATGCCCGCAGAATTAGAACCACCTATAGAAGAAAACAGAGAGCCAAATGAAGGACAGGAATAG
- the LOC126675444 gene encoding uncharacterized protein LOC126675444, translated as MERNVKYRMTSSITAANPVSENKKRHNKSRSKIVVQFSLEKTRHLCDIVPSDSTMLYLRETQAWLTDKYEVSITCNGSLLVEEEPAKQQALDFLRGMEIHDEEYLQRMLTAVWAEIKKVAVRTTSKTYGNLFVDIDVVELELCDEDAFMRAVMESIQVDTDRPVPASESSIAGLERFVFDDENLEEKKCVICLEEMEMGMEAIRMPCSHFYHQDCILQWLHKSHLCPLCRHKIPAEEQDEK; from the coding sequence ATGGAAAGAAACGTAAAGTATCGCATGACAAGCTCAATTACTGCAGCGAATCCAGTTTCTGAAAACAAGAAACGACACAATAAGTCCAGGAGTAAAATCGTTGTACAATTTAGCCTCGAAAAAACCCGTCATCTCTGTGATATTGTACCGTCGGATTCAACAATGTTGTATTTAAGAGAAACCCAGGCATGGCTTACTGATAAATATGAGGTCAGTATTACCTGTAACGGCTCGTTACTGGTCGAGGAAGAACCCGCCAAACAACAAGCATTGGATTTCTTGAGGGGTATGGAAATTCATGATGAAGAATATCTACAAAGGATGCTGACGGCTGTATGGGCTGAGATTAAAAAGGTGGCAGTCCGTACAACAAGTAAGACCTACGGTAATCTTTTTGTTGATATAGATGTAGTGGAGTTGGAACTTTGCGATGAAGATGCTTTTATGAGGGCTGTGATGGAGTCTATTCAAGTTGATACTGATCGTCCAGTTCCGGCGAGCGAATCGTCGATTGCTGGTTTGGAAAGATTTGTGTTTGATGATGAGAATTTGGAAGAGAAGAAGTGTGTGATTTGCTTGGAGGAGATGGAGATGGGGATGGAAGCGATTCGGATGCCGTGCTCGCATTTTTATCATCAAGATTGCATTCTTCAGTGGCTGCATAAGAGTCACTTGTGTCCTCTTTGTCGCCATAAAATTCCTGCAGAAGAACAAGATGAAaagtaa
- the LOC130015290 gene encoding uncharacterized RING finger protein C57A7.09-like, with amino-acid sequence MEETVKLRTRSSVTAPNPLLKNKNKPSSKIYVKFRVFKVHHIYDTVPSDIRETYIWGPSIYELSSISCNGSKLLNEEEEQAKQQALEFLRGMEIHPEEHLRILTAVWAKIQKLAVRTTSKTYANLFVGIDVVKRELYDQDAFMRAAMESMEDDTDRKVPASESSIAGLERCVFGDENLEEKKCVICLEEMEMGMEAIRMPCSHFYHQDCIVQWLHKSHLCPLCRYKMPVEEE; translated from the coding sequence ATGGAAGAAACCGTAAAACTTCGCACGAGAAGCTCAGTTACTGCCCCGAATCCACTTTTgaaaaacaagaacaaaccCAGTAGTAAAATCTACGTAAAATTCAGAGTCTTCAAAGTTCATCATATCTATGATACTGTACCGTCGGATATAAGAGAAACTTATATATGGGGTCCTTCTATATATGAGTTAAGTAGTATTTCCTGTAACGGCTCAAAACTgctaaatgaagaagaagaacaagccAAACAACAAGCATTGGAGTTCTTGAGGGGTATGGAAATTCATCCTGAAGAACATCTACGGATCTTGACGGCTGTATGGGCTAAGATTCAAAAATTGGCAGTCCGTACAACAAGTAAGACCTACGCTAATCTTTTTGTTGGTATAGACGTAGTGAAGCGGGAACTTTACGACCAAGATGCTTTTATGAGAGCTGCGATGGAGTCCATGGAAGATGATACTGATCGTAAAGTTCCGGCGAGCGAATCGTCGATTGCTGGTTTGGAGAGATGTGTGTTTGGTGATGAGAATTTGGAAGAGAAGAAGTGTGTGATTTGCTTGGAAGAGATGGAGATGGGGATGGAAGCGATTCGGATGCCGTGCTCGCATTTTTATCATCAAGACTGCATTGTTCAGTGGCTGCATAAGAGTCACTTATGTCCTCTTTGTCGCTATAAAATGCCTGTAGAAGAAGAATag
- the LOC126672881 gene encoding uncharacterized protein LOC126672881 yields MNIVGFRIDDPVNYISDPHPHHHQKSNHFLTPSEATTKPTIILEFRYVGALGRFTFLPRDDSILFLQEVRSPPASYRVRFPIWSSPSDKIHAKKQESEILRSIGINRETRLDIMNKLSTEIALYLKNSNINNVGHVLIAVNVVTMEGEIIEYSDYEEEFIRIAEMESMEDVKLIPASKSSIRKLEKLAVDDTPESSCRICLDEIETGNEAIRMPCLHCYHQDCIVQWLQISHFCPICRYEMPEELEELPI; encoded by the coding sequence atgaACATCGTTGGTTTTCGTATAGATGACCCTGTAAATTATATTTCTGATCCCCACCCACACCACCACCAAAAGAGTAACCACTTCTTGACGCCATCAGAGGCTACAACAAAACCAACAATTATCTTGGAATTTCGTTACGTCGGCGCTCTTGGACGCTTCACTTTCTTACCTCGAGATGACTCGATCTTATTTTTACAAGAGGTTCGATCACCACCCGCTTCATATAGAGTTCGTTTTCCCATCTGGAGTTCACCGTCTGATAAAATACATGCCAAAAAACAAGAGTCGGAAATCCTGAGAAGCATAGGAATCAATAGAGAAACTCGGTTAGACATTATGAATAAACTGAGTACAGAGATTGCATTGTATCTGAAAAACAGCAATATTAATAATGTCGGACATGTCTTAATTGCTGTTAATGTAGTTACAATGGAGGGGGAAATTATAGAGTACAGCGACTATGAAGAAGAATTTATCAGGATTGCTGAGATGGAGTCCATGGAAGATGTTAAGCTGATACCTGCTAGTAAATCATCCATTCGAAAATTGGAAAAACTGGCGGTTGATGATACTCCCGAAAGCTCGTGCAGGATCTGCTTGGATGAGATTGAGACGGGGAATGAAGCGATTCGGATGCCGTGTTTGCACTGTTATCACCAGGACTGCATTGTCCAGTGGTTGCAGATTAGCCACTTTTGTCCAATCTGTCGCTATGAAATGCCTGAAGAATTAGAAGAACTGCCTATCTAG